The segment TCGAGGCCCCCCAGCTTGACCTCTTTGGGCACCCCTATCACTGGTCTTGTGGTCTTGGATGCGATTACGCCGGGCAACGCGGCTGCAAGTCCTGCAACAGCTATGAAGACCTCCGAGTCCGATCCCCTTATGTATGTGTCGAGTCTTTCGGGGTCTCGGTGGGCAGAGATCACTTGAAAGTCAGCCTCCACCCCGTACTCGCCAAGCGCCTCCTTCACCTTCGTACCGAGTTCCTCATCTGAC is part of the Candidatus Methanosuratincola sp. genome and harbors:
- a CDS encoding AIR carboxylase family protein, with amino-acid sequence MPKVSVIVGSKSDEELGTKVKEALGEYGVEADFQVISAHRDPERLDTYIRGSDSEVFIAVAGLAAALPGVIASKTTRPVIGVPKEVKLGGL